A portion of the Candidatus Nitrosotenuis aquarius genome contains these proteins:
- a CDS encoding ABC transporter ATP-binding protein: protein MSVTTRSLFKSYGDLVAVDRIDLDIKPGAVFGFLGPNGAGKSTTIKMLTTLIPPTSGTIEILGVDAIKNPLDVRKKIGVVLQQPSYEPNLSVEKSLEKYGMMWDVDKKTRKQRTEELIDVFDLGEIRKKKNEDLSIGQRRRVQVAREFMHEMELLFLDEPTVGLDPSARRRLLNYLKEKANAGLTIFYTTHVLTEAEYLCDEIAVINKGKILAVDTPDQLKATFGQEKTIKIHLLDRHDRLSYLLSGISGCTIDFNTGTDIIIQSSKAEIVLSQVLSILIENNIAIEDLSAMPTTLEEIFLKMVRDTNESNN from the coding sequence GTGTCCGTTACAACCAGATCGCTTTTCAAATCATATGGAGATCTAGTGGCAGTGGATAGAATAGATCTTGACATCAAACCAGGTGCGGTGTTTGGATTTTTGGGACCAAACGGAGCAGGAAAGTCAACTACGATCAAAATGCTCACAACTTTGATTCCGCCAACAAGTGGAACAATTGAAATTTTGGGAGTAGATGCGATCAAAAATCCTCTTGACGTAAGAAAAAAGATAGGAGTTGTACTGCAACAACCTAGCTATGAGCCAAACTTGTCCGTGGAAAAGTCTCTGGAAAAATATGGCATGATGTGGGACGTGGATAAAAAAACCCGAAAACAAAGAACAGAGGAGCTAATCGATGTGTTTGACTTGGGAGAAATAAGAAAGAAAAAGAATGAAGATCTCTCAATTGGACAGCGCAGGCGCGTTCAGGTAGCTCGTGAATTCATGCACGAAATGGAACTGTTGTTTTTGGACGAGCCAACAGTAGGCTTGGACCCTAGCGCGCGACGTAGGCTCTTGAACTATCTAAAAGAAAAAGCAAATGCAGGCTTGACCATATTTTATACTACGCATGTTTTAACCGAGGCAGAGTATCTCTGCGATGAAATTGCAGTAATTAACAAGGGCAAAATTCTGGCAGTAGACACACCAGACCAACTCAAAGCAACGTTTGGACAGGAAAAAACTATCAAAATCCATCTTCTGGACAGACACGACAGGCTATCATATCTATTATCGGGAATCTCTGGGTGCACCATTGACTTTAACACCGGAACGGACATCATAATACAGTCAAGCAAGGCGGAAATTGTACTGTCGCAAGTATTATCGATTCTAATTGAAAACAATATTGCAATAGAGGACCTTTCTGCAATGCCGACTACGCTTGAGGAGATCTTTCTTAAAATGGTCAGGGATACAAATGAATCCAACAATTAG
- a CDS encoding single-stranded DNA-binding protein, translating to MSEFDALLSKLLELKPDLSKSDVEALIAKKKEKIGAGYLTDQGALFLVASDLGITISEPPKSEIAIKDLHAGAKEVTLQTRVLNVSPKKQFSRKDGSQFYLRNMTVYDKDSAVVVKLWDEKANLPEMTNLSPGDLIKIIKAYIKSDLNGQLTVNIGSGSSIERTETESAIPSIDSITKDVSELKEGDNNVVVSGMLDGPITFSEFTNFKGMPGTALRLRLKGKDGRSIRAVLWGKTDSEMPKVIPSGTKARLIGVKAKTNQQELEIHGNESTTLDIQAEKQVEPLVIRILSSNKNENGQKMILGVDKQKQLYNIVDTANITESFSQEDVLECMPSKLYGNNVTIDSESFVRKIDEDLPKLADLRTKITDIKADNNTYCIEAIILKAPERRNVQTKTGETITLSEMYVEDDTAQIWLKGWRNQARLLDECTIGEIISVTGVTAKQGLEGRTELFLTPYSSIKKKN from the coding sequence TTGTCTGAATTTGATGCACTACTTTCCAAATTGCTGGAGCTAAAACCAGATCTCTCAAAATCTGATGTGGAGGCCCTGATCGCAAAGAAAAAAGAAAAGATCGGTGCTGGCTACCTTACAGACCAGGGCGCATTATTTCTGGTAGCATCCGATCTAGGCATTACAATCTCAGAACCACCAAAAAGTGAGATTGCAATTAAGGACCTGCATGCAGGGGCAAAAGAAGTAACACTGCAGACGCGCGTACTCAACGTATCACCAAAAAAACAGTTCTCAAGAAAGGACGGGTCTCAGTTTTACCTTCGAAACATGACTGTATATGACAAGGACTCGGCAGTAGTTGTAAAGCTCTGGGATGAAAAGGCAAACCTGCCAGAGATGACAAATCTAAGTCCAGGCGACCTAATAAAGATAATCAAGGCATATATCAAGTCCGATCTCAACGGTCAGCTTACAGTCAACATTGGCTCTGGTTCTAGTATAGAAAGAACAGAGACAGAAAGCGCAATTCCATCCATTGATTCCATTACTAAGGATGTTTCTGAGCTAAAAGAGGGAGACAACAATGTAGTAGTGTCTGGAATGCTAGATGGACCAATTACATTTTCAGAATTTACAAACTTTAAAGGAATGCCTGGAACTGCCTTGCGCCTAAGACTAAAGGGAAAAGACGGTCGCTCCATACGAGCAGTACTGTGGGGCAAGACAGATTCAGAGATGCCAAAAGTCATCCCATCGGGAACCAAGGCACGACTCATTGGTGTCAAGGCAAAGACAAACCAGCAGGAACTTGAGATTCATGGAAACGAATCAACAACGTTAGACATTCAGGCAGAAAAACAAGTAGAACCGCTAGTAATCAGGATTCTTTCTTCAAATAAAAATGAAAATGGGCAAAAAATGATTCTGGGCGTAGACAAACAAAAACAACTATACAACATTGTCGACACTGCAAACATAACAGAGTCGTTTTCACAGGAGGATGTACTAGAATGCATGCCATCCAAGCTTTATGGAAACAATGTTACAATAGACTCTGAATCATTTGTTAGAAAAATTGACGAGGACTTGCCAAAGCTTGCGGATCTTCGAACCAAGATTACCGATATCAAGGCGGACAACAACACATACTGCATAGAAGCAATTATTCTAAAGGCACCAGAGAGAAGAAACGTACAAACAAAGACAGGAGAAACAATAACGCTTTCTGAAATGTATGTAGAGGACGACACTGCACAAATTTGGCTCAAAGGGTGGAGAAACCAAGCACGATTACTGGATGAGTGCACCATAGGCGAGATAATCTCAGTTACAGGAGTTACCGCAAAGCAAGGCTTGGAGGGAAGAACTGAGCTGTTCTTGACTCCATACTCAAGCATAAAGAAGAAAAACTAG
- a CDS encoding DUF354 domain-containing protein, translating into MKIWFDILTPKQILFFDPMIKQLRKNNPILCTTRNYREVNELSKLKKMKLTVVGKHGGTTKPGKLDASLKRCISLGAIIERFKPDLTISFCSPEASRVAFGLGIRHVAFCDSPHAEAVMKLSIPFVDKLLIPWIIPKKEFTRYGIAQKDIIPYKAIDAAIIVKNAIRTKIRKDKEKTILIRVEEEQAAYVQKNNHTIQMIQKISNNLPQYKISVLPRYRSQIVKLKKTLENRVQILNKTMIGSELLQNVDVFVGSGGTMTAESALIGIPTISYNAAPNLVQDYLVRKKLVVLESNPDKIILQIEKFLSSDNKSLQKNAQKTLASMEDPYKKLIQTIRKQ; encoded by the coding sequence TTGAAGATTTGGTTTGACATTTTGACACCAAAGCAAATCTTGTTTTTTGATCCAATGATCAAACAATTGAGGAAGAACAATCCTATCTTGTGTACAACTAGAAACTATCGTGAAGTAAACGAGCTTTCAAAACTAAAGAAAATGAAGTTGACAGTAGTAGGAAAACACGGTGGAACTACAAAGCCCGGCAAACTAGATGCCTCACTAAAAAGATGTATCAGTCTTGGTGCGATCATAGAAAGATTCAAGCCAGATCTTACCATAAGCTTTTGTTCCCCAGAAGCCTCACGTGTGGCATTTGGCCTTGGAATCAGGCATGTTGCCTTTTGCGATTCACCGCATGCAGAAGCAGTAATGAAACTATCAATACCTTTTGTCGATAAGCTGCTAATTCCATGGATAATACCAAAAAAAGAATTTACAAGATATGGGATTGCGCAAAAAGACATCATTCCATACAAGGCAATTGATGCAGCGATTATTGTTAAAAATGCAATAAGAACAAAGATAAGAAAAGACAAGGAAAAAACGATCCTAATCAGAGTAGAAGAAGAACAAGCTGCATACGTACAAAAAAACAATCACACAATCCAGATGATTCAAAAAATCTCTAATAATCTTCCACAGTACAAGATATCGGTGCTTCCAAGATACAGATCCCAAATTGTTAAACTCAAAAAAACACTAGAGAATAGAGTTCAAATTCTAAATAAAACCATGATCGGCAGCGAATTATTGCAAAATGTGGATGTCTTTGTTGGATCCGGAGGAACTATGACTGCGGAATCTGCTCTGATTGGAATTCCAACAATATCATACAATGCGGCACCAAACTTGGTCCAAGACTATCTTGTGAGAAAAAAACTCGTCGTGCTTGAATCAAATCCAGACAAAATAATTTTGCAAATTGAAAAATTCCTGTCATCAGATAACAAATCTTTGCAAAAAAATGCGCAAAAAACTTTGGCATCAATGGAAGATCCTTACAAAAAACTGATCCAAACAATCAGAAAGCAATAG
- a CDS encoding ABC transporter permease, with amino-acid sequence MNPTIRLVNRNLTISLNPGFLVWQVIFPIVYIFVAGFAYTALIDSVQFGEMSLDYPAFIASGMIGFNIMNSTLVSGIIIWNDRKHGMFEQILVGPFKRSHYILSNVCTIAIVGLISAALITSIGFPLFFKSVQFNLFTIPFLVFASIVGSILFGSIASIISTRLRSSEGFNVIINTVFLFFAFVSTAFYPAQGAPEPLATGFYLNPLTYLVDIIRAGIFGTFDEFVMLEMAVLVSVATILFIVAIKLLTKLDL; translated from the coding sequence ATGAATCCAACAATTAGGCTAGTAAACAGAAACCTGACAATATCTCTGAATCCTGGATTCCTAGTGTGGCAGGTAATATTCCCTATTGTGTATATCTTTGTGGCAGGATTTGCCTATACCGCATTAATCGATTCTGTCCAATTTGGGGAAATGTCACTGGATTATCCAGCGTTCATCGCGTCTGGCATGATTGGCTTTAACATAATGAACAGTACATTGGTTTCTGGAATCATAATCTGGAATGACAGAAAACATGGAATGTTTGAGCAAATTTTGGTTGGGCCATTCAAGCGCAGCCATTACATTTTGAGCAATGTCTGCACAATAGCTATTGTTGGGTTGATCAGTGCTGCTCTGATCACGTCAATTGGTTTTCCATTATTTTTCAAATCAGTCCAGTTCAACTTGTTTACCATTCCATTTCTTGTTTTTGCTTCTATTGTTGGCTCTATTCTGTTTGGCTCCATTGCATCAATAATTTCAACTAGGCTTCGATCAAGTGAGGGATTCAACGTAATAATCAACACGGTTTTTCTGTTTTTTGCCTTTGTGAGCACCGCATTTTATCCAGCACAAGGAGCGCCAGAGCCTCTGGCAACCGGCTTTTACCTAAACCCACTGACGTATCTAGTTGATATCATTCGTGCGGGAATCTTTGGGACATTTGACGAATTTGTCATGCTTGAGATGGCAGTACTAGTCAGTGTTGCAACAATTTTGTTCATAGTTGCAATAAAGCTTCTCACAAAATTAGATTTGTAA